A single genomic interval of Picosynechococcus sp. PCC 7003 harbors:
- the rpmH gene encoding 50S ribosomal protein L34, with protein sequence MTKRTLGGTVRKQKRTSGFRARMRSHTGQNVIRARRKKGRHRLTV encoded by the coding sequence ATGACTAAACGGACCCTAGGCGGCACCGTCCGCAAACAAAAACGTACTTCTGGTTTTCGGGCTCGTATGCGCAGCCACACCGGCCAAAATGTTATCCGCGCCCGCAGAAAAAAAGGCCGTCATCGCCTTACTGTTTAA